From the Rhizobium sp. SL42 genome, the window GGGGTCAGCTGGTCCTGTCGGCCAGAAATGCGATCATGTTGCGTCGTCGCCAGGTCGAAGAGGTTTCCGCATGAAGATGCTCGACCTCTATCCTGCCGGCACCCGCCTGGAACTCGGTTCGCTGACCTTCGCCGCCGACGATATCATCCGTTTCGCCAGCACATTCGATCCGCAGCCCTTCCATATCGACGCCGAAGCGGCGAAGTCCTATGTCTTCGGCGGCCTCTGCGCTTCGGGCTGGCACACATGCGCCGGCTGGATGAAGAACTTCGTCGCTTTCTGGGATGCCGAAACAACGCGGTTGGCGGCCGCCGGGACAGAAGCCCCCCGGCTTGGCCCCTCGCCTGGATTTTCCGAACTGCAATGGTTGAAACCGGTCTATGCCGGCGACACGGTCACCTATTTCATGACCCCGATCGAGACCCGCCGCATGCCCGGCACAAAGGGCTACATGGTCATTTCGGCGCTCTGTGAAGGCATCAACCAGAAGGGTGAGCCTGTCCTGCGCTTCAAAAGCAATATCATTGAACTTCCGGAACCCGAGGATTTGCCAGCATGAGCATCTACCAGTTCACCGTCCGCGACATCGAAGGCGAAGTGCGCAATCTGTCCGACTATGCCAGCAAGCTTGTCCTGATCGTCAATACCGCCAGCGCCTGTGGCCTGACGCCGCAATACAGCGGCCTGGAAGCACTGCAACAGGCCTTCAAGGATGATCTCGTCGTGCTCGGCTTCCCGTGCAACCAGTTTGGTGGCCAGGAGCCTGGAACGGAAAAGGAAATCGCTCTGTTCTGCGAGACGAGCTTTGCCGTCACGTTCCCGCTCTTCACCAAAATCGAGGTCAACGGCGAAGGTGCCGACCCGCTCTATGCCTATTTGAAAGCCGCGACCCCGGGGCAGGAACAGGGCGCCGATATTGCCTGGAACTTCGCCAAGTTCCTGATCGGTCGTGACGGCAATCCGATCGCCCGCTTCTCGCCGCGCACCGCACCGGAAGATATCAAGGCGGATATCGCCAAGGCGCTGGCCGGCTGAGAACCAGCCGCACGCCTGCGCCGAGGCAAGGCATTCGACCGACCGGATTGAGCCGGTCGGCGCTGTCACATCAATGGCCGGAGAATTCGACCAGCGTGCGCACTTCGACGCCAAGTGCCTCGAGCTTCTTGCGCCCGCCAAGGTCAGGCAGGTCGATGACGAAGCAGGCCGAGACGACGTCCGCACCGATCTGGCGCAGCAGCTGTACCGCGCCGACGGCCGTTCCGCCTGTGGCGATCAGGTCGTCCACCAGGATGACCTTCTCCCCCGGCTGGATCGCGTCGCGATGGATCTCCATCTCGTCGACGCCATATTCCAGGCTATAGGCGATGCTCACCGTCTCGTGCGGCAGCTTGCCCTTCTTGCGGATCGGCACGAAACCGGCCGAAAGCTGATGCGCGACGGCGCCGCCGAGGATGAAGCCGCGCGCCTCCATACCGGCAATCTTGTCGATCTTCAGCCCGACATATGGCTGCACCAGTTCATCGACTGCCCGGCGAAATGCCCGCGCATTGCCGAGCAATGTCGTGATGTCGCGGAACATGATGCCCGGCTTCGGATAGTCCGGGATCGAACGGATGGAATCGACGAGGTAATTCTGCACTTCGGAGCTCATTGGTTTCCATGGCCTGTGGGAGGTGGCGGCAAATTGGCCTTTCGAGAACGGCTTGTCCACCCCTCCAGCCGATGGGCAGAACGAGGCGAACGGCTGGCAGGCTCGTCGGGACACCATCAGGCAAACAGGCCCCAACAAAAAAAGGCGGGACCGCAAGGTCCCGCCTGTTTCACCAGATCGTCAGCAGACGATCAGTGTTCCTTGTTCGCGTAGACCGACTTCTTGGTCAGATAGATCAGGGCCGAGAAGATGAACAGGAAGATCATGACCATGAAACCCATGCGCTTGCGGTCTTCCAGATGCGGCTCGGCAGCCCACATCAGGAATGCAGCGA encodes:
- a CDS encoding MaoC family dehydratase, with product MKMLDLYPAGTRLELGSLTFAADDIIRFASTFDPQPFHIDAEAAKSYVFGGLCASGWHTCAGWMKNFVAFWDAETTRLAAAGTEAPRLGPSPGFSELQWLKPVYAGDTVTYFMTPIETRRMPGTKGYMVISALCEGINQKGEPVLRFKSNIIELPEPEDLPA
- a CDS encoding glutathione peroxidase, encoding MSIYQFTVRDIEGEVRNLSDYASKLVLIVNTASACGLTPQYSGLEALQQAFKDDLVVLGFPCNQFGGQEPGTEKEIALFCETSFAVTFPLFTKIEVNGEGADPLYAYLKAATPGQEQGADIAWNFAKFLIGRDGNPIARFSPRTAPEDIKADIAKALAG
- a CDS encoding adenine phosphoribosyltransferase; the encoded protein is MSSEVQNYLVDSIRSIPDYPKPGIMFRDITTLLGNARAFRRAVDELVQPYVGLKIDKIAGMEARGFILGGAVAHQLSAGFVPIRKKGKLPHETVSIAYSLEYGVDEMEIHRDAIQPGEKVILVDDLIATGGTAVGAVQLLRQIGADVVSACFVIDLPDLGGRKKLEALGVEVRTLVEFSGH